A window of the Bradyrhizobium ottawaense genome harbors these coding sequences:
- a CDS encoding oligosaccharide flippase family protein: MTSEVVDQDLGSARIRRVALGGVTAFVIFVACAGVTACSQLLIARLVGADTYGVYAYVTAWITILAYFSALGFDIALLRFLPAYQTKGAWGLARGVIRYTEQRALAVGILVILAGTSIILVWSRHFTPELRNTFLIGFVLVPVWALLWIRCAIVRGFGGVVLALAPDKIARDGLLLILVVLAHFGLSRHTDAPLVMMATLVGSTVALGLVSLAIRRLRPDVITHSPPEYAASIWCHTAVPLVVITAAEALLNRTGVVLLGWFGETKDAGIYSLAFNISFLVVLPRAAINTLFAPTISSLFTRNDRATLQALVTKSASWTLCAAGCIALALAVLAEPILTWFGKDFANGVLALRILLVGQVIAASYGSQLYVMTMTEHERSAAALLILSAAVNVVASIFFISILGLTGAAIATTIALIIWNIAMALFISRHLRLLPGIFGMFGSRLRRSLAPRL, encoded by the coding sequence TGATCTTCGTTGCTTGCGCCGGCGTAACCGCCTGCTCGCAACTTCTGATCGCCCGACTTGTCGGCGCAGACACCTATGGTGTCTACGCCTACGTCACCGCCTGGATAACGATCCTTGCCTATTTCTCCGCGCTCGGCTTCGACATCGCGCTGCTGCGCTTTCTGCCCGCTTACCAGACCAAGGGAGCATGGGGCCTCGCGCGCGGCGTAATCCGGTATACAGAGCAACGAGCGCTCGCAGTTGGTATTCTGGTGATATTGGCGGGGACTTCGATCATCTTGGTCTGGTCTCGGCACTTTACGCCGGAACTCAGGAATACGTTTCTCATTGGATTCGTCCTTGTACCGGTTTGGGCACTGTTGTGGATACGCTGCGCGATTGTTCGCGGGTTTGGCGGCGTGGTGCTGGCGCTGGCGCCGGACAAGATCGCGCGGGACGGCCTGTTGCTGATCCTTGTCGTGCTGGCTCACTTCGGACTGAGCCGGCATACCGATGCCCCACTGGTCATGATGGCGACGCTGGTTGGTTCGACCGTGGCGCTCGGGCTCGTCAGCCTCGCGATACGCCGACTTCGCCCCGACGTGATCACACATTCACCCCCGGAATATGCTGCCTCGATCTGGTGCCACACTGCTGTTCCGCTTGTGGTCATCACCGCCGCCGAGGCTCTTCTCAATCGAACCGGAGTCGTTCTGCTCGGCTGGTTCGGAGAAACGAAGGATGCCGGAATCTACAGCCTCGCCTTCAATATTTCCTTCCTGGTGGTGTTGCCGCGTGCCGCGATCAACACCCTGTTCGCACCTACCATCTCGAGCCTGTTCACGCGGAATGATCGAGCGACGCTGCAGGCTCTCGTGACGAAATCCGCTTCATGGACACTATGCGCGGCGGGTTGTATCGCGCTCGCGCTGGCGGTGCTCGCGGAACCCATCCTCACCTGGTTCGGCAAGGATTTTGCCAACGGCGTCCTCGCATTGCGCATTCTTCTCGTCGGCCAGGTGATCGCGGCGAGTTACGGTTCACAGCTATACGTCATGACGATGACCGAACACGAGCGCAGCGCCGCTGCCTTGCTGATTCTGAGCGCGGCCGTAAACGTCGTCGCCAGCATTTTCTTCATAAGCATTCTGGGGCTGACGGGCGCAGCGATCGCGACAACCATTGCGCTGATTATCTGGAACATCGCGATGGCACTCTTCATCTCCCGGCATCTGCGATTGCTGCCGGGTATCTTCGGGATGTTCGGATCAAGGCTCCGGCGCTCCCTGGCGCCACGCCTTTAG
- a CDS encoding universal stress protein: MYRNILLAYDGSPDGREALVQAEKLASISGAMVHVLAILDPSENLLVVEGMSFIPDNQRFGMQSALDAGVRRLQCAGCAAANDIRYGKPAEQIVLFAREMKADLIVVGHRDQGAVARWLNGSVGATILHHPPCSVLIAVKSERKKSNVAPIRKTQAR, translated from the coding sequence ATGTACCGGAACATTCTCCTCGCCTACGACGGCTCACCGGACGGTCGCGAAGCGCTGGTTCAGGCGGAGAAGTTAGCGTCGATTTCCGGTGCGATGGTCCATGTGCTCGCAATTCTGGATCCTTCGGAGAACTTGCTTGTCGTTGAAGGGATGTCCTTCATCCCGGATAACCAGCGGTTCGGAATGCAATCAGCGCTTGACGCAGGCGTGAGACGCCTGCAGTGCGCCGGATGCGCCGCAGCGAACGACATCAGGTACGGCAAGCCTGCCGAGCAGATCGTGCTGTTCGCGCGAGAGATGAAAGCGGATTTGATCGTCGTCGGCCATCGAGATCAAGGGGCGGTTGCGCGCTGGTTAAATGGTTCGGTCGGCGCCACCATTCTGCACCACCCGCCCTGCAGTGTCCTCATCGCGGTGAAATCCGAACGAAAGAAGAGCAATGTTGCGCCGATCAGAAAAACGCAGGCGCGGTGA
- a CDS encoding LysR family transcriptional regulator: MDTELARTFLMVVTAGNFISAADRLHVSQSTVSTRIHTLEDQLGCVLFVRNKAGTTLTAAGRQFQRHAASLVRTVEQARHDIGIPEGFSGTLVVGGRIGLWEEFLLQWLQLMKEARPEISIRAESGLEPELMQGLIEGRADIGVMYTPQSRPGLKIEQLFEEKLILVSTDPKSKPEPQPGYVYVDWGPEFYVRHSACFPNFVGPSLSANIGWLGLQHVLENGGSGYFPKRIVLPHLKAQRLHLIGGAPEFSMPAYVVYPLEYDRDLFGGALEIMHRLANPETDKTADKKVAKRAAQKRR, encoded by the coding sequence ATGGACACAGAACTCGCCAGAACCTTCCTCATGGTTGTTACAGCGGGAAACTTCATCAGTGCTGCGGATCGACTTCACGTCAGCCAGTCGACGGTCAGCACGCGCATTCACACACTTGAAGACCAACTGGGTTGCGTACTCTTTGTCCGCAACAAGGCCGGTACAACGCTGACCGCCGCCGGCCGGCAGTTTCAACGCCACGCCGCTTCACTCGTTCGAACGGTCGAACAGGCACGACACGACATCGGAATTCCCGAAGGGTTTAGCGGAACGCTGGTGGTCGGCGGCCGCATTGGTCTGTGGGAAGAGTTCCTGCTGCAGTGGCTTCAACTCATGAAGGAGGCCAGGCCAGAAATATCCATTCGTGCCGAAAGCGGCCTTGAACCAGAACTCATGCAAGGGCTTATCGAGGGACGAGCGGATATCGGGGTCATGTACACCCCACAGAGCCGTCCCGGATTGAAGATCGAGCAGCTATTCGAAGAGAAGCTCATCCTGGTTTCAACGGATCCCAAGAGTAAACCTGAGCCCCAACCCGGCTATGTGTATGTCGATTGGGGTCCGGAGTTTTATGTCAGGCACAGCGCGTGCTTTCCGAATTTCGTCGGGCCATCGCTATCCGCGAATATCGGCTGGTTGGGATTGCAGCACGTTCTGGAAAACGGCGGCTCCGGCTATTTTCCCAAGCGGATCGTCTTGCCTCACCTTAAAGCCCAACGGCTACATCTAATCGGCGGCGCTCCAGAATTCTCGATGCCCGCTTACGTCGTATATCCCCTCGAATACGATCGCGATCTGTTCGGTGGCGCGCTCGAGATCATGCACCGGCTCGCCAACCCGGAAACAGACAAGACAGCTGACAAGAAAGTGGCCAAGCGAGCCGCTCAAAAGCGGCGCTAG
- a CDS encoding DUF6306 domain-containing protein has translation MHKAPLRPQTVDAIRECSSSPCWMHEVDPAYLGYWSREEMVAFLKSLLERETIGTKALADIGRTADPRVADLILKSELDQGSICILLQSEIARKDAAVAAPHRRPVNEHRVQSTLEQAIAYARFTQNELVRTIEEAVLNIFDAELNSHLMKILRFHRQQIEQLETLLA, from the coding sequence ATGCACAAAGCTCCATTGCGGCCACAGACTGTCGACGCGATTCGCGAATGCTCATCGTCTCCTTGCTGGATGCATGAGGTAGATCCAGCCTACCTCGGCTATTGGTCCAGGGAAGAAATGGTGGCGTTTCTCAAGTCCCTTTTGGAGCGAGAAACGATAGGCACGAAGGCGCTCGCCGACATCGGTCGCACAGCCGACCCTCGGGTCGCCGATCTGATTCTCAAGTCCGAGTTAGACCAAGGCTCCATTTGCATCCTGCTCCAGAGCGAAATCGCAAGGAAAGACGCAGCCGTCGCAGCGCCTCACCGACGTCCGGTCAACGAACATCGCGTGCAGTCCACCCTCGAGCAGGCAATCGCATACGCAAGGTTCACTCAGAACGAGCTGGTTCGAACGATCGAGGAAGCCGTTCTCAACATCTTCGACGCCGAGTTGAACTCTCATCTCATGAAGATACTGCGATTTCATCGACAGCAAATCGAGCAACTTGAGACGCTTCTCGCATAG